In Notamacropus eugenii isolate mMacEug1 chromosome 1, mMacEug1.pri_v2, whole genome shotgun sequence, one genomic interval encodes:
- the LOC140506620 gene encoding S100P-binding protein-like — protein sequence MSRDMSCCLESPPGRDSSGSGEHLLPAPGTSWATSGQDEEELDDSLLELSDGEEDDSSFNYTDEEIQELLKDEDSLNDQSSLSGGLKNAGGPMKKLGRDSCVSLDSPQDINSPCSLELGAGPSSVLQLPQVSTPASPSLTPIKLSSRHSAPEKNLLKITTVPPFKPIIWKGVFGKDKMESSKDACRNADRFGRPSPTGEDGNKDGTSRNKSRLLTGREETTSASSVWEGPLSPPKGSPSQMVYRTKMPCRDVPTPLITLTLEQTGSPSDGKSSLGNGRHKISGASQSPAVPSSSNKRIILRKDSGKMVAHEPRRINKITPLLPTRSRSKYPRFSQAELEPKMQISLKNGVPHVPKPRALHQGSLGELYALMDQVTTVEYQIRNHRWQHLSALTMINYPRFRQKPLQRYRLT from the coding sequence ATGTCAAGGGATATGAGTTGCTGCTTAGAATCTCCTCCTGGTCGTGATAGTTCAGGGTCTGGCGAGCATCTTTTGCCTGCTCCAGGCACCTCTTGGGCTACATCAGGACAGGATGAAGAAGAGTTAGATGACTCTTTACTGGAACTCTCAGATGGAGAAGAGGATGACAGTTCCTTCAATTACACTGATGAAGAGATTCAGGAGCTTTTGAAAGATGAGGATTCCCTGAACGATCAGTCCTCTCTGAGTGGAGGGCTGAAAAATGCAGGTGGcccaatgaagaaactggggagagATAGTTGTGTGTCTCTTGACTCTCCCCAAGACATAAATTCACCGTGTAGCTTGGAGCTTGGAGCTGGGCCATCCAGCGTCCTCCAGCTACCGCAGGTAAGTACACCAGCTAGTCCCAGCCTCACTCCCATCAAACTGTCCAGCAGACACTCTGCACCAGAAAAGAATCTTTTGAAAATAACCACTGTCCCACCATTTAAGCCAATCATTTGGAAAGGTGTGTTTGGAAAAGATAAGATGGAGTCTTCCAAAGACGCCTGCAGGAATGCAGACCGCTTCGGAAGACCTTCCCCCACAGGGGAAGATGGGAACAAGGATGGCACTAGTCGTAATAAAAGCAGACTTTTGACTGGGCGTGAAGAAACCACCTCTGCTAGCTCTGTCTGGGAAGGACCTTTGTCTCCTCCCAAAGGTAGCCCTTCACAGATGGTCTATAGGACCAAGATGCCTTGTCGTGATGTGCCCACCCCTTTAATTACTCTGACCTTGGAACAGACAGGTAGCCCCTCTGATGGGAAATCGTCTTTGGGGAATGGGAGACATAAAATCAGTGGTGCAAGCCAGTCCCCAGCTGTTCCCTCATCATCAAACAAACGCATCATCCTGCgtaaggattctgggaagatggtagcaCATGAGCCAAGAAGAATAAACAAAATCACCCCACTCCTGCCAACCAGATCAAGGAGTAAGTATCCAAGGTTTTCACAAGCGGAACTAGAACCCAAGATGCAGATTTCACTCAAGAATGGTGTCCCTCACGTCCCAAAACCTAGGGCTCTGCATCAGGGGTCCTTGGGTGAGTTGTATGCCTTGATGGACCAAGTCACCACTGTGGAATACCAAATTCGGAATCATAGGTGGCAGCACCTTTCAGCCCTCACCATGATAAACTACCCCCGATTCAGACAGAAGCCTCTCCAGAGGTACAGGCTGACTTAG